The DNA sequence TCGTTGTACTGGTTGGCCGAGTGAAGGTCCACGATGCCCGGATGGCCGTCCTGCTTCAGCATGCGGCGCACGCGCTTCATCGTGGTGCGGTCGAAGGCGACGTCGTCGAGGTAGAGGCCGTCGATGCCGACGTTCTTCACCAGCCAGTTGATCCCCTCGATGTAGTAGTTGTGCCAGCGACTCATCCCGCTGTTCACGACCGCGGCGTCCCTGATGTCCGGCACGAACCAGGCGGCGATGTAATCGTCGCCGAGGTGCTCCTGGAGCCACGAGTAACCGCCGCCGGCTCCCGGCGAGTAGACCTCATGCCCGAACGAGCGGAGGGCGAACGTCTCGTACGCGTGGTTCGAGAGCTCGCGCACGGTGTTGTAGATCTTGACCTTCAGTCCGCGCGCGTGCGCCGCATCGATGTACGCCTTCATCGTGTCGTGCGCGATGAAGGGGTAGTTGATCCACGGATTGATGGCGTTGGCATGGTGGATGTTCACCACGGTGGCGCCGGCGGCAATCACGGTGTCGATGGGCGAGAACTTATGATAGAAGCGCCGCGCCCACTGGTTCTCGGTGTCGAGCGCGTGGAACGGGGTGATCAGGAAGCGCACGTCGAAGCGCAGGGAGTCGCCGGCGGCGAGCGTGCGCGCGCCACTCATGGCCTGCACGCGCACGGTGTTCCCGTCCTCGCGCCAGGAGATCGTTCCCTTGCCCTCATTGCCCCACGACGGCGGGAGGAGCAGCGGCTTCTGCAGGTAGAAATTGGTGTTGAGCGGGCGCACGTAGTTCTCGGCGCGCAGCGAGAACATCAGCCCTGCATTGACGCCTCCCAGCCACGCGCCGTCCTGGTTCTTCCTGGCGACGTCCCACGTCCAATCGAACGACGCCGGGCGTGACTGCCCCTTGAGGCCGAGCCCCAGGGCGTAGGTGGCCGCGGATTTCGCGTACGGGAGGTCGAGGCGCACGTCATCGAGCGCGAGTTCCGATTTCGCCTGCAGGCGGACCTCGTAGTTCAGGAAGCCGTCAAACTCGAGGGTGCCGCGCACCGCGATCTCATAGGCACCGCCGTCGGTGGTGGCTTCCCACGAGACGGTACCCGGCTCGCGCCGGGTGAAGCGCAGCGCCCGCGCGATCTTCGTCCCCCCCTCGCCACACCGTGCCTGTGCCCCTGCACCACACCCTGCACCGTGCCCTTGCACCACCGAAAGCCTCACCGCCTCCGCGATCACGGCGTTCGGTTTCGCTCCGACCCCCGTCATCTCCGGGGTGAAGAACGTCTCGATCTTCGCCGGCAGCCCCGACGCATCGAGCGTGATGGAGCGCCCGAGAATCTTCAGAACGCGCCCTTCGACCACGATCGGCGTGTACGGTGCGATGACGTCGTTGCGCTGGCCGAGCGTTGAGTTGAACCACTTGAGCCGCGTCAGCTTCTCCGGCTCGTTCGCGCCGCCGGCGAGCACGGAATCGCGCCCCACCGTGATGGCGAGCGCGATGGTCACGGGGGCCGCGCCTTCAGCGCCGACCCTTGCCGTGCCGCGGTAGATGCCTGGGAGCGCGTCCATTGGCACGTCCACGCCGCACCACATCGCCTGTACGGCGCCGGCCGCAACATCCACGCGCTTCCTGAGCCGCGCTCCGTCCCAGTTGATGCCGCCCTCATTGAACGAGGTGAGGCGCGAGGCGGAAATGACGGCGCCGGGCCCACTGAGGTCGCTGAACGTCACATGGACGTTGGTCAGCGGACGACGCGCCCAGACGCCCAACTGGAAGGCGAGGAACTCGCCGCGGCGCGCGGCGTCGGCGAACCGCGCCGTCGAGCCGCGCTCCACCCAGCGCAGCGGCAACTGGTCGCGCATCCGGATGGAGTGCAGGCGATCCTCCGGGAAGACCACGAACGCCGCGTCGCGAGAGGCGGCGTCCAGCCGCGACACTTCATCGGGAGTGGCGATCACTTCCATCGGCGCGAAGCTGTTCAGCGAATCCACGGCCTCGAAGCGCTCCACACTCGCCGTCGGGACTGCGCCGGCCGCTGCCAACGCCGCGAGCCACGTGCTGTCGGCCGTGTTCGTGACGGGGAGGTACTTCACGTTGGGATAGTTGGAGCGCCCGCCCGACTTGTACGGCAGGTAATACAGGAAGTAGCGCCCAGCGCCTGCTATCGGCTCGAAGTCGAATTCGCCGGCCGCCTGCGTGACCGTGCCGCGACGGACGTTGGCGACCACCGCGCCCGCCTCGGTGGTGATGATGGCCGCCTTGGTAGCCGCCCCCCTGTCCGGGCGGCGCCACGGCACGCGCACGTGCACCCAGCGGCCGCTCGCGTCCACGCGCACCACGGCGCGGTGGTTGCCGAACCTCTCAGAGTCCCATCGGCTTGCCGCGACGGTGAACGCCGGCGACTGCGCGGCAAGGGGCACGGCGGAGGCGGCGAGCACAGCCGCAGTTAGGAGACAGCGACGGGTACGCATGGCTCAGTGGATCAGGACGGTTGAGCGTACGATCACGCGCGGCACGGCCGACGTGGCCGCGCCGAATGCAGGCGGACGACTTACGGCGCGAACGTAGCGTAGCCCTGCGCGTGCAGCGTGGCGCGCGCAAAGGTGGCCGAGGTCGCCACGAGGACAAAGGGCAGCACCTGCTCGCGGCTGATCTTGCGTCCGGCCATGGCCTGCCCGCAGACGATGATCTGCACCCCGGCATCGCTCATCGCCTTCATCAGGGCAATG is a window from the Gemmatimonadaceae bacterium genome containing:
- a CDS encoding glycoside hydrolase domain-containing protein, translating into MLAASAVPLAAQSPAFTVAASRWDSERFGNHRAVVRVDASGRWVHVRVPWRRPDRGAATKAAIITTEAGAVVANVRRGTVTQAAGEFDFEPIAGAGRYFLYYLPYKSGGRSNYPNVKYLPVTNTADSTWLAALAAAGAVPTASVERFEAVDSLNSFAPMEVIATPDEVSRLDAASRDAAFVVFPEDRLHSIRMRDQLPLRWVERGSTARFADAARRGEFLAFQLGVWARRPLTNVHVTFSDLSGPGAVISASRLTSFNEGGINWDGARLRKRVDVAAGAVQAMWCGVDVPMDALPGIYRGTARVGAEGAAPVTIALAITVGRDSVLAGGANEPEKLTRLKWFNSTLGQRNDVIAPYTPIVVEGRVLKILGRSITLDASGLPAKIETFFTPEMTGVGAKPNAVIAEAVRLSVVQGHGAGCGAGAQARCGEGGTKIARALRFTRREPGTVSWEATTDGGAYEIAVRGTLEFDGFLNYEVRLQAKSELALDDVRLDLPYAKSAATYALGLGLKGQSRPASFDWTWDVARKNQDGAWLGGVNAGLMFSLRAENYVRPLNTNFYLQKPLLLPPSWGNEGKGTISWREDGNTVRVQAMSGARTLAAGDSLRFDVRFLITPFHALDTENQWARRFYHKFSPIDTVIAAGATVVNIHHANAINPWINYPFIAHDTMKAYIDAAHARGLKVKIYNTVRELSNHAYETFALRSFGHEVYSPGAGGGYSWLQEHLGDDYIAAWFVPDIRDAAVVNSGMSRWHNYYIEGINWLVKNVGIDGLYLDDVAFDRTTMKRVRRMLKQDGHPGIVDLHSANQYNERDGFINSAMLYMELFPFLDRLWFGEYFDYEKSSADFWMSEVSGIPFGLMGEMLEGGGNPWRGMVFGMTNRMPWSAQADPRPLWRLWDAFGIKGSTLLGWWAPSVPVTTGRDDVKATVFRRNGRALVAVASWAPTPVSVRMNVNWTALGIDPARARFYVPAVQGLQAAQELKPGDAIEIAPGKGIIFIIR